The proteins below are encoded in one region of Hordeum vulgare subsp. vulgare chromosome 3H, MorexV3_pseudomolecules_assembly, whole genome shotgun sequence:
- the LOC123442684 gene encoding piriformospora indica-insensitive protein 2-like isoform X1 — protein sequence MKRARGGRLLLALAVLFLALHLLFSGCAAEGEDEEGSPSPAAAAEPEAPMEDKQKAALYAAIGSFVGKAWNGSSLFPDPCGQTPIQGVSCDLFNGVWYPTVVSIGPVLDNSLQCAPDARFSPQLFDLRRLKSLTFYACFPAANPTAIPATSWDRLAGTLETLEFRSNPGLAGAIPASIGRLASLQSLVLVDNNLTGAVPPELGGLAKLRRLVLSGNGLSGPVPATLGNNNPQLRGLDELLIMDMSKNSLTGSLPPSLGGLKGLLKMDLSNNRLEGRIPPELAGLDSLTLLDLRNNSLTGGLPEFVQGMPALQDLLLSTNPLLGGTLMQRGWEKMASLATLDLSNVGLAGTIPESMAAMPRLRFLALDHNRLSGAVPAKLAALPSIGAMYLNGNNLTGALEFSARFYQRMGSRFASWDNPGLCTAETAGGAPTGVAVCKDAQDPPSVGARDGMDGGGRKPEAASSSSAGMVTVLWWSVLVQWMMMLL from the exons ATGAAGCGTGCACGCGGCGGCAGGCTGCTGCTGGCCCTCGCCGTGCTCTTCTTGGCGCTGCACCTCCTGTTCTCCGGCTGCGCGGCGGAAGGGGAGGACGAGGAGGGCTCGCCgtcaccggcggcggcggcggagccggaggCGCCGATGGAGGACAAGCAGAAGGCGGCCCTGTACGCCGCCATCGGGAGCTTCGTGGGCAAGGCGTGGAACGGCTCCAGCCTCTTCCCCGACCCCTGCGGCCAGACTCCCATCCAG GGGGTGTCATGTGACCTCTTCAATGGCGTGTGGTACCCAACGGTGGTCAGCATCGGTCCAGTGCTCGACAACTCGCTGCAGTGCGCCCCGGACGCCAGGTTCAGCCCCCAGCTCTTCGACCTCCGGCGCCTCAAGAGCCTCACCTTCTACGCCTGCTTCCCGGCGGCCAACCCCACGGCGATCCCGGCGACTAGCTGGGACAGGCTCGCCGGCACCCTCGAGACGCTCGAGTTCCGCTCCAACCCTGGCCTGGCCGGAGCTATCCCGGCTTCCATCGGTCGCCTGGCCAGCTTGCAGTCCCTGGTCCTCGTCGACAACAACCTCACCGGTGCCGTGCCGCCGGAGCTCGGTGGGCTGGCAAAGCTGCGGCGGCTCGTGCTGTCCGGCAACGGGCTGTCGGGCCCGGTCCCGGCGACGCTCGGTAACAACAACCCTCAACTACGCGGCCTCGACGAGCTGCTGATCATGGACATGAGCAAGAACTCTCTAACCGGGTCTCTGCCTCCGTCGCTAGGTGGGCTCAAGGGGCTGCTCAAGATGGACCTCAGCAACAACCGCCTCGAGGGGCGAATCCCGCCGGAGCTCGCCGGGCTCGACAGCCTCACGCTGCTTGACCTCCGGAACAACAGCCTCACCGGCGGCCTGCCGGAGTTCGTGCAGGGGATGCCGGCGCTGCAGGACCTGCTGCTCTCGACCAACCCGCTGCTGGGAGGCACCCTGATGCAGCGCGGCTGGGAGAAGATGGCGAGCCTGGCCACGCTGGACCTGTCCAACGTCGGCCTCGCCGGCACCATCCCGGAGTCCATGGCGGCGATGCCCAGGCTGCGGTTCCTGGCGCTGGACCACAACCGGCTCTCCGGCGCCGTGCCGGCCAAGCTCGCCGCGCTGCCGAGCATCGGCGCCATGTACCTCAACGGCAACAACCTGACGGGGGCACTCGAGTTCTCGGCCCGGTTCTACCAGAGGATGGGCAGCAGGTTCGCGTCCTGGGACAACCCCGGCCTGTGCACGGCGGAGACGGCCGGCGGCGCGCCGACCGGCGTGGCGGTGTGCAAGGACGCGCAGGATCCGCCTAGCGTCGGCGCGAGGGACGGGATGGATGGGGGTGGGAGGAAGCCCGAGGCGGCGTCCTCCTCATCGGCTGGCATGGTCACCGTGCTCTGGTGGTCGGTGCTGGTTCAGTGGATGATGATGCTGCTGTAG
- the LOC123442684 gene encoding piriformospora indica-insensitive protein 2-like isoform X2, protein MKRARGGRLLLALAVLFLALHLLFSGCAAEGEDEEGSPSPAAAAEPEAPMEDKQKAALYAAIGSFVGKAWNGSSLFPDPCGQTPIQGVSCDLFNGVWYPTVVSIGPVLDNSLQCAPDARFSPQLFDLRRLKSLTFYACFPAANPTAIPATSWDRLAGTLETLEFRSNPGLAGAIPASIGRLASLQSLVLVDNNLTGAVPPELGGLAKLRRLVLSGNGLSGPVPATLGGLKGLLKMDLSNNRLEGRIPPELAGLDSLTLLDLRNNSLTGGLPEFVQGMPALQDLLLSTNPLLGGTLMQRGWEKMASLATLDLSNVGLAGTIPESMAAMPRLRFLALDHNRLSGAVPAKLAALPSIGAMYLNGNNLTGALEFSARFYQRMGSRFASWDNPGLCTAETAGGAPTGVAVCKDAQDPPSVGARDGMDGGGRKPEAASSSSAGMVTVLWWSVLVQWMMMLL, encoded by the exons ATGAAGCGTGCACGCGGCGGCAGGCTGCTGCTGGCCCTCGCCGTGCTCTTCTTGGCGCTGCACCTCCTGTTCTCCGGCTGCGCGGCGGAAGGGGAGGACGAGGAGGGCTCGCCgtcaccggcggcggcggcggagccggaggCGCCGATGGAGGACAAGCAGAAGGCGGCCCTGTACGCCGCCATCGGGAGCTTCGTGGGCAAGGCGTGGAACGGCTCCAGCCTCTTCCCCGACCCCTGCGGCCAGACTCCCATCCAG GGGGTGTCATGTGACCTCTTCAATGGCGTGTGGTACCCAACGGTGGTCAGCATCGGTCCAGTGCTCGACAACTCGCTGCAGTGCGCCCCGGACGCCAGGTTCAGCCCCCAGCTCTTCGACCTCCGGCGCCTCAAGAGCCTCACCTTCTACGCCTGCTTCCCGGCGGCCAACCCCACGGCGATCCCGGCGACTAGCTGGGACAGGCTCGCCGGCACCCTCGAGACGCTCGAGTTCCGCTCCAACCCTGGCCTGGCCGGAGCTATCCCGGCTTCCATCGGTCGCCTGGCCAGCTTGCAGTCCCTGGTCCTCGTCGACAACAACCTCACCGGTGCCGTGCCGCCGGAGCTCGGTGGGCTGGCAAAGCTGCGGCGGCTCGTGCTGTCCGGCAACGGGCTGTCGGGCCCGGTCCCGGCGACGCTCG GTGGGCTCAAGGGGCTGCTCAAGATGGACCTCAGCAACAACCGCCTCGAGGGGCGAATCCCGCCGGAGCTCGCCGGGCTCGACAGCCTCACGCTGCTTGACCTCCGGAACAACAGCCTCACCGGCGGCCTGCCGGAGTTCGTGCAGGGGATGCCGGCGCTGCAGGACCTGCTGCTCTCGACCAACCCGCTGCTGGGAGGCACCCTGATGCAGCGCGGCTGGGAGAAGATGGCGAGCCTGGCCACGCTGGACCTGTCCAACGTCGGCCTCGCCGGCACCATCCCGGAGTCCATGGCGGCGATGCCCAGGCTGCGGTTCCTGGCGCTGGACCACAACCGGCTCTCCGGCGCCGTGCCGGCCAAGCTCGCCGCGCTGCCGAGCATCGGCGCCATGTACCTCAACGGCAACAACCTGACGGGGGCACTCGAGTTCTCGGCCCGGTTCTACCAGAGGATGGGCAGCAGGTTCGCGTCCTGGGACAACCCCGGCCTGTGCACGGCGGAGACGGCCGGCGGCGCGCCGACCGGCGTGGCGGTGTGCAAGGACGCGCAGGATCCGCCTAGCGTCGGCGCGAGGGACGGGATGGATGGGGGTGGGAGGAAGCCCGAGGCGGCGTCCTCCTCATCGGCTGGCATGGTCACCGTGCTCTGGTGGTCGGTGCTGGTTCAGTGGATGATGATGCTGCTGTAG